In a single window of the Caloenas nicobarica isolate bCalNic1 chromosome 8, bCalNic1.hap1, whole genome shotgun sequence genome:
- the P2RY14 gene encoding P2Y purinoceptor 14: protein MLNSSTNSSGGSCSHSTVITRTVLPLLYCLIFLAGLALNAVAAWVFLYVASKKSFIVYLKNIVVADLLMSLTFPFKILADSEIAPPQLNAFVCRYSAVVFYTNMYIGIAFFGLIGFDRYYKIVKPLFASFVHTVNCSKVVSIIVWLLLMLISFPNMILTTEITKENYSIKCIGLKSELGRQWHKASSYICTGIFWVVFLLLIIVYTSISKKIYSSYKRFRRSSEVTKRKTSRNIFSIMFVFVVCFVPYHLCRIPYTLSQTSPHFSCRAKTTLFYAKEFTLVLSAANVCLDPIIYFFLCIPFREKLYQKLHLKLKTSSEAEISKSKRSNTLGESINITDRPTAHRQSNVLLFPGSRHDAATGTGQPGDGDPGQGHGQVWPQPPSADVPQPADRTGTLGSSCAPAPRKTAVGNFWCESSTHRPRLCRHTGGLKLKDRELSEPPAQSSHTCARPAGRRAAPAPSRWALRGDSRHPGTSLHRNAF from the exons ATGCTCAACTCCAGCACCAACTCCTCGggcggcagctgcagccacagcacagTGATAACCAGGACGGTCCTTCCCCTGCTCTACTGCCTCATCTTCCTGGCGGGCCTGGCGCTGAACGCCGTGGCAGCTTGGGTCTTCCTGTACGTGGCCAGCAAAAAGAGTTTTATTGTCTATCTCAAAAACATCGTGGTTGCCGACCTCCTCATGAGCTTgacatttcctttcaaaattctCGCCGATTCAGAAATCGCACCTCCGCAGCTCAACGCGTTTGTGTGCAGATactctgctgttgttttttatACAAATATGTATATCGGGATAGCGTTCTTTGGCCTCATAGGTTTTGATAGATACTACAAGATTGTAAAGCCTTTATTCGCCTCCTTTGTTCACACTGTTAACTGCAGCAAGGTGGTCTCTATAATTGTATGGTTATTGTTAATGCTTATATCGTTTCCAAATATGATCCTAACTACTGAAATCACTAAAGAGAATTACTCCATAAAATGTATAGGTCTTAAAAGTGAGCTTGGCAGACAGTGGCACAAGGCATCCAGTTATATTTGCACAGGAATATTctgggttgtttttcttctgctaatcATTGTTTACACTTCTATAtcaaaaaaaatatacagctcTTACAAAAGATTCAGAAGGAGCTCAGAAGTGACCAAGAGGAAAACCAGCCGTAATATATTCAGTATCATGTTTGTGTTTGTCGTTTGCTTTGTCCCCTATCACCTCTGCAGAATCCCGTACACGCTCAGCCAGACGAGCCCGCACTTCAGCTGCCGGGCGAAAACAACTCTGTTCTATGCCAAGGAGTTCACCCTGGTACTGTCTGCTGCAAACGTCTGCCTTGAtcccattatttattttttcctctgcatacCCTTTAGAGAAAAGCTGTATCAAAAACTGCATCTCAAGCTGAAAACTTCAAGTGAGGCTGAAATTTCTAAATCCAAAAGATCCAATACACTTGGGGAAAGTATAAACATAAC GGACCGTCCAACAGCCCATCGCCAAAGCAACGTGCTGCTGTTCCCTGGGAGCCGGCACGACGCGGCGACGGGCACCGGCCAGCCCGGGGACGGGGACCCCGGGCAGGGACACGGCCAAGTGTGGCCCCAGCCGCCCAGCGCCGACGTCCCGCAGCCCGCGGACAGGACTGGGaccctgggcagctcctgcgcaCCAGCTCCCAGA AAGACG GCTGTGGGCAACTTCTGGTGCGAGAGCAGCACGCACCGTCCCAGGCTCTGCCGGCACACGGGTGGATTGAAACTGAAGGACCGAGAGCTCTCGGAGCCGCCTGCGCAGTCGTCGCACACCTG tgctcGCCCCGCGGGCCGGCGTGCAGCACCGGCACCGTCCCGCTGGGCGCTCCGAGGGGACAGCCGGCACCCCGGCACCTCGCTCCACAGAAACGCGTTCTGA